From a single Lentisphaera profundi genomic region:
- a CDS encoding aldo/keto reductase: protein MKYKKLGKTGISISSIGIGAWQLGGPLVLDGVHDGHPDPGRDNVIKMIHELGEHGVNFIDTAEQYSHGESERRIGEAIKSQRDRWVISTKFGHKVGEGNRRHIDTSPQSIMPALEDSLRRLQTDYIDVYHYHTIPDLEHLDESAEILNEAKKKGMIRALGISTSNTAIVKELIKRDMLDVVQYVSSLLAPAYEMQELINSNSLGAICRGVMAGGCLSGRYFHSKLEVKTGDRRSWGDEDYSRFQVFEKLIPEDMTMAQLACRFVLDQKACQTIILGAKNLKDYEIAIESVFKEALSKELKLKLSEVSKELGFLG from the coding sequence ATGAAGTATAAAAAGTTAGGTAAGACAGGAATTTCGATCTCATCTATAGGGATAGGTGCTTGGCAATTAGGAGGACCATTAGTTTTAGATGGTGTTCATGATGGTCATCCCGATCCCGGAAGAGATAATGTAATCAAGATGATCCATGAACTGGGTGAACACGGTGTTAATTTTATTGATACAGCGGAGCAGTATAGCCACGGTGAAAGTGAGAGGCGCATAGGTGAGGCCATTAAGTCTCAGCGTGATCGATGGGTGATTTCTACTAAGTTTGGTCATAAAGTTGGTGAGGGGAATCGTCGACATATAGATACGTCCCCCCAGTCAATTATGCCCGCCTTAGAAGATTCATTGCGAAGGCTGCAAACTGATTATATAGACGTGTATCACTACCACACAATCCCAGATCTTGAGCACTTGGATGAATCAGCAGAGATACTGAATGAAGCCAAGAAAAAAGGGATGATTAGAGCCCTTGGTATTTCAACTAGCAATACCGCGATTGTTAAAGAATTGATCAAGAGAGATATGTTAGATGTCGTTCAATATGTCTCATCTCTACTGGCTCCTGCATACGAGATGCAAGAACTGATTAACTCAAATAGTTTAGGGGCAATCTGTCGTGGCGTGATGGCTGGTGGTTGCTTAAGTGGACGTTACTTTCACAGCAAACTAGAGGTCAAAACGGGAGATAGAAGATCATGGGGAGATGAGGATTATTCACGTTTTCAGGTCTTCGAAAAGTTGATTCCAGAAGATATGACGATGGCGCAATTAGCCTGTCGTTTTGTTTTAGATCAGAAAGCCTGCCAAACCATTATTTTGGGGGCAAAAAATTTGAAAGATTATGAAATTGCAATTGAATCAGTTTTCAAAGAAGCCTTAAGCAAAGAATTAAAACTCAAGCTTAGCGAAGTATCGAAAGAACTCGGCTTCCTAGGGTAA
- a CDS encoding bifunctional acetyl-CoA hydrolase/transferase family protein/GNAT family N-acetyltransferase: MIALEDKDWGQYIRSGYRIFFGSGAACPQKLIQRFLDNSQQFNDIELTHILTLGETPWTDEKYKDHLRVNSFFLGPGTRDAVSRGDGDYTPCFLSEIPSLMEDKIHPIDVAFIQVTPPDEYGFCSFGVSVDVVSVACRTARYVIAEINPRMPKTLGQSFIHVSKIDAFMEVNYPIMGHGIAKLDEVTLKIGKYCAMLIEDGSTLQMGIGKIPDAVLSYLGDRSDLGIHTEMFSDGLLDLYKNGNITNAKKAINRFKTVTSFCFGSEALYDFVHDNPHVEFHPSEYTNRPAIIAQNPKVISINSAIQIDLSGQVVADSIGDRFYSGIGGQVDFIRGAGMSLGGKPIIALPSTAKGGEISRIVAVLSQGSGVVTSRGDVHYVVTEYGIATLRGRSIRERALELIQVAHPKFRDELLAQVREHYWVPPYHQSMPKSLAELKTTKMKISGRHYNLRALQSSDQRRLQEFFYSHTEKTLMNRYRAVPKNMPTDSAYRLVNIDQSRDAAICLVQRQGPREIIRGVGRFYMENEERAEISFVVGDDLQGEGLGSVLMKTLIKIATERKIKILVAYVINTNYAMQHLLEKFNFSHEESGDASEFVYVLELNAK, translated from the coding sequence ATGATAGCATTGGAAGATAAAGATTGGGGCCAATATATCCGTTCAGGTTATAGAATCTTTTTTGGTTCGGGGGCGGCTTGCCCTCAAAAATTAATTCAACGTTTTTTAGATAATTCGCAACAATTTAATGATATTGAATTAACGCATATTTTGACACTGGGTGAAACTCCTTGGACTGACGAAAAATACAAAGATCACCTGCGCGTCAATTCTTTTTTCTTAGGGCCAGGTACACGAGATGCGGTTTCTCGCGGAGATGGCGACTACACGCCTTGCTTTTTATCTGAAATTCCCAGTCTCATGGAAGATAAGATTCATCCCATCGATGTAGCTTTTATCCAAGTAACGCCACCGGATGAGTATGGTTTTTGCTCCTTCGGTGTTTCTGTTGATGTAGTTTCAGTCGCTTGCCGTACGGCGAGATATGTAATTGCGGAAATTAATCCACGGATGCCAAAAACTTTGGGTCAAAGTTTTATTCACGTCTCAAAAATCGATGCCTTCATGGAAGTTAATTACCCGATTATGGGTCATGGCATTGCTAAGTTAGATGAAGTAACCCTGAAGATAGGTAAGTACTGTGCCATGCTGATTGAAGATGGCTCAACGTTGCAGATGGGGATCGGCAAGATTCCCGATGCAGTTTTATCTTATTTAGGAGACCGTTCCGATTTAGGTATTCATACGGAGATGTTCTCTGACGGCTTATTAGACCTCTATAAAAATGGTAATATTACCAATGCAAAAAAAGCTATAAATCGCTTCAAAACGGTGACATCTTTTTGTTTTGGTAGCGAAGCACTTTACGACTTCGTTCACGATAATCCCCATGTGGAATTTCATCCGAGTGAGTATACTAATCGCCCGGCCATTATCGCTCAAAACCCAAAAGTTATTTCCATTAATAGCGCGATTCAAATTGATCTCAGTGGCCAAGTAGTTGCGGATTCAATTGGCGACCGCTTTTATAGTGGGATTGGCGGCCAAGTTGATTTTATTCGTGGAGCAGGAATGAGTCTTGGAGGCAAGCCAATTATCGCCTTGCCTTCAACGGCAAAAGGTGGAGAAATCTCTCGTATTGTTGCTGTGCTTTCACAAGGGTCTGGCGTCGTGACAAGCCGTGGTGACGTGCATTATGTAGTTACTGAATATGGTATTGCTACTTTGCGTGGCCGTAGTATTCGCGAAAGAGCTTTAGAATTGATCCAAGTAGCACATCCAAAATTTAGAGACGAACTTCTAGCGCAAGTGAGAGAGCATTATTGGGTTCCGCCCTATCATCAAAGTATGCCCAAAAGTTTAGCTGAATTAAAAACAACGAAAATGAAAATTTCTGGTCGTCATTATAATTTGCGTGCTTTGCAAAGTTCAGATCAACGTCGCCTGCAAGAGTTCTTCTATTCACACACAGAAAAAACTCTTATGAATCGCTACCGTGCTGTTCCCAAAAATATGCCTACCGATAGTGCTTACCGTTTGGTTAACATAGATCAAAGTCGTGATGCGGCGATTTGCCTAGTTCAACGTCAAGGACCCCGTGAAATCATTCGTGGAGTAGGGCGTTTCTATATGGAAAACGAGGAGCGAGCCGAGATTTCTTTCGTGGTTGGAGATGACCTTCAAGGAGAGGGCTTGGGCTCGGTGCTCATGAAGACTTTAATAAAGATTGCGACGGAACGTAAGATCAAAATTTTAGTGGCCTATGTAATCAATACTAATTATGCGATGCAGCATCTCTTAGAGAAGTTTAACTTCTCTCATGAAGAGAGTGGTGATGCAAGTGAATTCGTCTATGTATTGGAGCTCAATGCTAAGTAA
- a CDS encoding histone deacetylase family protein — protein sequence MLSNLFPVKDKNFKVFYHSDCLEHEAFHEHPERPQRLAVILKACEDIDQQCPVSFEQAEPAKLKELGLVHSEDYLRSFESCVFSGKSYFMSADNYICDTSVDAVLAAAGQSIALAKKLMLGESGFALIRPPGHHASKEKAEGFCFVNNVALAVEQIRASQAEAKFLIVDFDVHHGNGTHALYREDPNVFYFSLHGNPDHIYPHSGYEEEQGRGDGTGYISNKPLAAGCSGEEWVRCLKDSLDEISQSFDFDYLLVSAGYDAHREDPYSIMKVDDQSYLEVTSYLHELAKTNCNSKLGFFLEGGYSLEVLARLIPASIELLAHLNQEGS from the coding sequence ATGCTAAGTAATTTATTTCCAGTTAAAGATAAGAACTTTAAAGTTTTTTATCATAGCGACTGCCTAGAGCACGAGGCTTTTCATGAGCATCCAGAAAGGCCTCAGCGCTTAGCTGTGATTTTAAAGGCTTGTGAAGATATAGATCAGCAATGCCCAGTAAGTTTTGAGCAGGCAGAGCCGGCTAAGCTTAAAGAACTAGGCTTGGTGCACTCGGAAGATTACTTGCGTTCTTTTGAGTCTTGTGTATTTAGCGGGAAATCGTATTTCATGAGTGCAGATAACTATATCTGCGATACGAGTGTCGATGCAGTGCTAGCAGCCGCGGGGCAAAGTATTGCTTTAGCCAAGAAATTAATGCTTGGTGAGAGTGGTTTTGCACTTATTAGGCCACCGGGGCATCATGCGAGCAAAGAAAAAGCTGAGGGTTTCTGTTTCGTGAATAATGTCGCTTTAGCCGTAGAGCAGATTCGCGCTTCACAAGCAGAGGCCAAATTTCTTATCGTGGATTTTGATGTTCATCACGGCAATGGAACTCACGCTCTGTATCGTGAGGATCCCAATGTTTTCTATTTTTCTTTACATGGGAACCCTGATCATATTTATCCTCATAGTGGTTATGAAGAAGAGCAGGGTCGGGGAGATGGAACTGGCTATATAAGTAATAAGCCCTTGGCAGCAGGTTGTTCTGGTGAAGAATGGGTGCGCTGCTTAAAAGATAGTTTAGATGAGATCAGTCAGAGTTTTGATTTTGATTACCTTTTAGTGAGTGCGGGGTACGATGCTCATCGAGAAGATCCTTATTCAATTATGAAAGTGGACGATCAAAGTTATTTGGAAGTGACTTCATACCTCCATGAATTAGCCAAGACTAACTGTAATTCAAAGCTCGGTTTCTTTCTTGAGGGAGGCTATTCTTTGGAAGTTTTAGCAAGGTTAATTCCCGCCTCGATTGAACTTCTCGCTCACTTAAATCAAGAAGGTTCTTGA
- the gmhA gene encoding D-sedoheptulose 7-phosphate isomerase: MLNHVRQAFDDLNTCLNEFINDEENFKKIAALGEQMAKAFSNGNKVLIAGNGGSHCDALHFAEEFTGRFRKERKALPAIALGDGAHITCTANDYGFEYIFSRMVDAYGQEGDIFIGLSTSGNSENIIKAMESSEQAKVTTVGLLGKNGGKLKGRCDYEWIVPGMTSDRIQEIHMAILHILIEVVERHLFPENY, translated from the coding sequence ATGTTAAACCACGTTCGCCAGGCTTTTGATGACCTCAATACTTGCCTCAATGAATTTATCAATGATGAAGAAAATTTTAAGAAGATAGCTGCACTTGGAGAACAGATGGCGAAAGCTTTTTCCAATGGCAATAAAGTACTCATTGCCGGCAATGGCGGAAGTCATTGTGATGCCTTGCATTTTGCAGAAGAATTTACAGGTCGTTTTCGCAAAGAACGCAAAGCTTTACCCGCAATTGCATTGGGTGATGGCGCTCACATAACTTGTACCGCGAATGACTATGGTTTTGAATACATTTTTTCTCGCATGGTAGATGCTTACGGTCAGGAAGGCGATATCTTTATTGGTCTGAGTACTAGTGGTAATTCTGAAAATATTATCAAGGCCATGGAATCATCTGAACAAGCCAAAGTAACTACAGTAGGTTTACTAGGCAAAAATGGTGGTAAACTGAAAGGACGTTGTGATTATGAATGGATTGTTCCTGGCATGACCTCAGATCGCATTCAAGAAATTCACATGGCCATTCTCCATATTTTAATTGAAGTCGTTGAACGTCACCTTTTCCCTGAAAACTATTAA
- a CDS encoding ABC transporter permease subunit/CPBP intramembrane protease codes for MNWKLIQLIFFKELREFVRDTRTLLLMIFIPAFLYPGLLLITAQMRSVQENKLQAQTYTILVQGDDRGLVKKIENDNLIFTEDEKKQHDLALKFSGNDKSVDIPHIAISYDSTNSQSLYVLDLVKDELEIVNRELRKQNLAKFGLDESFLRPLQIDFIKTNSEKQEGRFLAGKVLPGLILVMLTVAAGLMAQEVTAGERESGTLETLLCTPAKYTEIVMAKLFTVTTIGFLSGLLNVIFMGITFSNIGYLLAKSTTGTEMVLPDTFLPDFVSLPLILAVLVASALTLSALIVFITSSASTRQEASHYLSPLLILMLLPVMFSTQPGVESSWQFALVPGLNFCLIMQDLFLGKYHWDQLWLFFISNFIFLAFFIRMTINLLQSESFWNKGGGITAAFKLKNKQTNQQIIPEEGAMIFLTCSALFLLLGTRLQTWNVALGLPLSQFLIFVFLPLYYLKKTRSKFKDILSLRPGSPKLAVILAFSVPAIIVLSQALKRLLTDLGFPSGGEEGAQVVVDIVQNNGVVNALLIVALTPAICEEFLFRGILLNASKGWKTFSAIALNGLLFGALHMSVANMPALTLMGAYMAYIVWKTSSIYHSVLVHFLNNSLAVLMIYYSTKEVISEEKFIATIEHPACMAAAFVYLLFAIYSVKNCKKGDADA; via the coding sequence GTGAACTGGAAATTAATACAACTCATCTTTTTCAAAGAGTTACGCGAGTTCGTACGTGATACTCGTACGCTCTTGTTAATGATTTTTATTCCTGCATTTCTTTATCCAGGACTACTTTTAATTACGGCGCAAATGCGTTCGGTACAAGAGAATAAGTTACAGGCTCAAACTTATACGATTTTGGTTCAAGGCGATGATCGTGGCTTAGTTAAAAAAATTGAGAATGATAATTTAATCTTTACTGAAGATGAGAAAAAACAGCATGACCTAGCGCTAAAATTTTCAGGGAACGATAAATCAGTCGATATTCCTCATATAGCAATTTCATACGATAGCACCAATAGTCAGTCACTGTATGTTTTAGATTTGGTGAAAGATGAGTTAGAAATAGTCAATAGGGAATTGCGCAAGCAAAATCTTGCGAAATTCGGCTTGGATGAAAGTTTTTTGCGGCCATTGCAAATTGACTTCATAAAGACAAATTCAGAAAAACAAGAAGGCCGTTTCTTAGCGGGAAAAGTATTGCCTGGTCTGATTCTAGTGATGCTCACGGTAGCAGCAGGCTTAATGGCTCAAGAAGTCACCGCAGGTGAACGTGAATCCGGAACCCTAGAAACACTTTTATGTACTCCCGCAAAATATACTGAAATAGTGATGGCCAAGTTATTTACCGTTACGACGATTGGCTTTTTATCTGGCTTGCTCAATGTGATATTCATGGGCATAACTTTCAGTAATATTGGTTACCTCTTAGCGAAAAGTACGACCGGAACTGAAATGGTCTTGCCCGATACTTTTTTGCCTGACTTTGTTTCTTTGCCGCTGATTTTAGCCGTCTTAGTAGCATCAGCACTGACCTTAAGTGCGCTCATTGTTTTTATTACTTCCTCAGCCTCAACTCGCCAAGAGGCCTCTCACTACTTGAGTCCCTTACTCATCTTAATGCTGTTGCCGGTGATGTTTAGTACTCAGCCTGGCGTAGAGAGTTCTTGGCAATTTGCTTTAGTGCCAGGCTTAAATTTCTGCCTCATCATGCAGGACTTATTTTTAGGGAAATATCACTGGGACCAACTTTGGCTTTTCTTTATAAGTAACTTCATTTTCTTAGCCTTCTTTATACGCATGACTATCAACCTTCTTCAGAGCGAGTCATTTTGGAATAAGGGCGGTGGGATTACGGCGGCGTTTAAATTAAAAAACAAACAGACAAATCAACAAATCATCCCAGAAGAAGGGGCGATGATTTTTCTCACTTGTTCGGCCTTATTTCTTTTGTTGGGCACTCGTTTACAGACTTGGAATGTGGCTTTGGGTTTGCCACTTTCGCAATTTCTAATCTTTGTATTCCTACCACTTTATTACCTCAAGAAAACCCGCAGTAAGTTTAAAGATATATTGAGTCTGAGACCAGGCTCACCAAAACTGGCAGTGATTCTAGCCTTCTCTGTTCCTGCTATTATCGTTTTATCACAAGCACTGAAACGTCTCTTAACAGATTTGGGTTTCCCTTCTGGAGGAGAAGAAGGTGCACAAGTGGTCGTTGATATTGTACAAAATAATGGAGTTGTCAATGCTTTGTTAATTGTGGCACTCACTCCCGCCATCTGTGAAGAATTTCTTTTTCGTGGAATCCTCTTAAATGCCAGTAAAGGCTGGAAAACTTTTTCCGCTATAGCGCTCAATGGACTTCTATTTGGTGCTCTTCACATGTCGGTAGCCAATATGCCTGCCTTGACGCTGATGGGAGCTTACATGGCCTATATAGTGTGGAAAACCTCTTCGATTTACCATTCTGTGCTCGTACACTTTTTAAATAATTCATTAGCGGTCTTAATGATTTATTACTCGACAAAAGAAGTCATTAGTGAAGAAAAGTTTATCGCAACTATTGAGCACCCGGCCTGTATGGCAGCTGCATTTGTTTATTTACTATTTGCCATTTACTCGGTGAAAAACTGTAAAAAAGGCGACGCGGATGCGTAA
- a CDS encoding 16S rRNA (uracil(1498)-N(3))-methyltransferase: MRKFFCEEISAVGDLVKIDKTESRHILQTLRMQEGDELLMMNGEGLIAHAEIAQVEGRNTLYCKINKLDLAQKPGLKISLFVAPPSNGTLALILKQAVELGVDSIYLMSCQYSVSKSKKEKNVHAELISAAKQSGNPYLPKVVSGLSFREALALAPQHNFYGAVPSDDYTSPESNISEAGVWIGPEGGFSEIELQEIQNLGACPLAIGPYILRVETAVNSVCSVLMSKYGSA; this comes from the coding sequence ATGCGTAAGTTTTTTTGTGAAGAAATTAGCGCAGTAGGGGACTTAGTTAAAATAGATAAAACTGAGTCTCGCCACATTCTACAAACGCTGCGCATGCAAGAAGGCGACGAACTTTTAATGATGAATGGAGAGGGCTTAATTGCGCACGCTGAAATCGCGCAAGTAGAAGGTAGAAATACACTTTACTGTAAGATTAATAAACTTGACTTAGCGCAAAAGCCAGGACTGAAAATCAGTCTTTTTGTTGCCCCACCATCGAACGGAACCTTAGCATTGATTCTCAAGCAAGCAGTGGAATTAGGTGTGGATAGTATTTATTTAATGTCTTGTCAGTATTCGGTAAGTAAATCAAAAAAAGAAAAAAATGTGCATGCCGAACTCATTTCTGCCGCTAAGCAAAGTGGCAATCCCTACCTACCCAAAGTGGTGTCAGGTTTGAGTTTTCGAGAAGCCTTAGCTTTGGCGCCCCAGCACAATTTTTATGGTGCTGTTCCTAGTGATGATTATACTTCTCCAGAATCAAACATAAGTGAAGCGGGAGTTTGGATTGGACCAGAAGGGGGCTTTTCAGAAATTGAACTTCAGGAAATACAGAACTTGGGTGCTTGCCCTCTAGCCATTGGACCCTATATATTAAGAGTTGAAACCGCAGTAAATTCCGTTTGTTCAGTCCTAATGTCTAAGTATGGGAGTGCTTAA
- a CDS encoding alpha/beta hydrolase: MFEITEWQRSGDKATRALVILMHGYGADMHDLVSLSSAFGEGVVTYSLNAPGLLPSPEGTIMGRSWFNLISSPFGMEYDLEDVEDSAQAVKVFLEKIIPKENAPKVYLLGFSQGACLVHHLLLREAQMIDGGIALSGRYVDEVFDGDFDWSQLKGKDLFMSHGESDFVIPYESSEKIREFYKSHKMNFEFTSFPGAHDIPLKVFKAMKNWFNKVCK, translated from the coding sequence ATGTTTGAAATTACTGAATGGCAAAGAAGTGGTGATAAAGCCACGAGAGCCCTCGTTATTCTGATGCATGGCTATGGAGCCGATATGCACGACTTAGTATCCTTATCATCGGCTTTTGGTGAAGGCGTCGTCACTTATAGTCTGAATGCACCTGGTTTACTTCCTTCTCCAGAAGGAACGATCATGGGCCGTTCATGGTTCAATCTTATCTCTAGCCCTTTTGGTATGGAATATGATTTAGAGGATGTAGAAGATTCTGCTCAAGCAGTAAAAGTATTTTTAGAAAAAATCATTCCTAAAGAAAACGCGCCTAAAGTTTATTTATTAGGCTTTTCTCAGGGTGCCTGCTTAGTTCATCACTTACTCTTGCGAGAAGCGCAAATGATTGATGGTGGCATTGCTTTGAGTGGACGTTATGTGGATGAAGTTTTTGATGGTGATTTTGATTGGTCTCAGCTCAAAGGAAAAGATTTATTTATGAGCCATGGAGAAAGTGACTTTGTGATTCCTTATGAATCGAGTGAGAAAATCAGAGAGTTTTATAAAAGTCATAAAATGAATTTTGAGTTTACGAGTTTTCCGGGGGCACATGATATCCCGCTTAAAGTTTTTAAAGCAATGAAAAATTGGTTTAATAAGGTATGTAAATGA
- a CDS encoding AEC family transporter encodes MEAVINSILPVFALIVIGKCLHYYRFFKDDFFKQCNDLVYYIALPSFLFISAAKSSPQEALGTFKFSLVLIFSATICACVGLLLSKQFKFSKAQTATVAHVAFRGNLAYAGMPVIFLLFTAKSYSEADLALAVILILPVIIFYNVFALFLCMRGSSCKDSQSMKNVGLQIAKNPLIISSILGLICADGRVPIPNFAETTFQSLGKMSFPLVLISLGASLSFSQSRKIFKESLMVASLKCIVSPMITYGLLQFLEPNEAQLNAVMIYAACPSAVSSYIFTTRFGGWTELNSSAVVLSTIMSLPVMSVLIYIL; translated from the coding sequence ATGGAAGCGGTAATTAACTCAATACTTCCTGTATTTGCACTTATCGTAATTGGTAAGTGCCTACATTATTACCGTTTTTTCAAAGATGATTTTTTTAAGCAATGCAATGACTTGGTCTACTACATTGCATTGCCCTCATTTCTTTTTATTTCCGCAGCTAAATCATCACCACAAGAAGCCTTAGGCACATTTAAATTTAGCTTGGTACTTATTTTCTCCGCCACAATTTGTGCTTGTGTGGGCTTGTTGTTAAGTAAACAGTTTAAATTTTCTAAGGCTCAAACTGCGACGGTGGCACATGTGGCCTTTCGGGGCAACTTAGCTTATGCGGGTATGCCTGTTATCTTTTTACTGTTCACGGCTAAATCATATAGTGAAGCCGATCTCGCTTTAGCTGTCATTCTGATTTTACCCGTTATTATTTTTTATAATGTTTTTGCTTTGTTTCTCTGTATGCGAGGCAGTTCCTGTAAGGATAGCCAGTCAATGAAAAATGTAGGCTTACAAATAGCTAAGAACCCTTTGATTATCTCTAGTATACTGGGCTTGATTTGTGCAGATGGTAGAGTTCCCATTCCAAACTTTGCCGAAACTACCTTTCAAAGTTTGGGAAAAATGAGTTTCCCTTTGGTACTAATTAGCCTGGGTGCCTCATTGTCATTTTCTCAGAGTCGAAAAATATTTAAAGAATCATTAATGGTAGCTTCTTTGAAATGTATTGTGTCGCCAATGATAACTTATGGTCTATTGCAATTTCTTGAACCCAACGAAGCGCAATTAAATGCAGTGATGATCTATGCCGCTTGTCCGAGTGCGGTGTCTTCTTACATCTTTACGACTCGCTTTGGTGGTTGGACAGAACTCAATTCTTCCGCGGTAGTACTCAGTACGATTATGTCATTACCCGTCATGTCGGTACTCATTTATATTTTATAG
- a CDS encoding GNAT family N-acetyltransferase, with amino-acid sequence MKIEIKKICYKNQQQAQDLIFLLNHYAMDPMGGGKELNPYVTENLVAKLAKLAHASTYIAYANEKPAGLLNCFESLSTFSAKPLINIHDLMVHSDYRGLGISQEMLKRLVDDAEEQGCCKITLEVLEGNKVALNAYKKFGFENYQLDPEVGQAIFMEKKL; translated from the coding sequence ATGAAAATTGAAATCAAAAAAATTTGCTATAAAAATCAGCAACAAGCTCAAGATTTGATTTTTTTACTCAATCACTATGCCATGGATCCTATGGGTGGAGGAAAAGAATTAAATCCTTATGTGACAGAAAACCTTGTTGCGAAACTCGCTAAATTAGCTCATGCGAGTACTTACATTGCTTATGCCAATGAGAAGCCTGCGGGCTTACTTAACTGCTTTGAAAGTTTATCAACTTTTTCGGCTAAGCCTTTGATTAATATTCACGATTTGATGGTGCATAGCGATTACCGTGGCTTAGGTATAAGCCAAGAGATGCTCAAGAGGCTGGTAGATGATGCTGAAGAGCAGGGTTGCTGTAAAATCACACTAGAGGTCTTGGAGGGTAATAAGGTAGCTTTAAACGCCTATAAGAAGTTTGGTTTTGAGAACTATCAGCTCGACCCAGAAGTCGGCCAAGCCATATTTATGGAAAAAAAGCTTTAA
- a CDS encoding sugar phosphate isomerase/epimerase family protein translates to MKRRDFIKSAITASATTMALSSCSHVKHDHHSIKEKTWQSGNSPWPLCLDTATLSKDIPLETKIELAAAAGFDAIEPWDKELKAHEDQGKSLTDLAKKVKDLGMFVPSVIGVWGSLAPDKETFNQERDIHKNRLRMISEIGASHAQIIPKFGRKEALNHYNAAWAYSEICQMAKEYNLDPGIIFLNFVPGLEYLADAVHIALLSGERKAQVIPDTFHMFLTEDSPNSLYNLNPNMISIFQFADAAKDLKPSKKAGLDKHRVLPGDGQIDLLSYLKPLKEINYKGCISLELYNPEYRKREPKAFLAEAIEKTRRVLAQV, encoded by the coding sequence ATGAAAAGAAGAGACTTTATAAAATCAGCTATCACTGCTAGCGCGACAACTATGGCATTATCTTCATGTTCTCATGTAAAACATGATCATCATTCAATTAAAGAAAAAACTTGGCAATCGGGTAATAGTCCTTGGCCACTTTGTTTAGATACAGCTACGCTCTCCAAAGATATCCCCTTAGAAACAAAAATCGAGCTCGCTGCTGCTGCCGGTTTTGATGCCATTGAACCCTGGGATAAAGAATTAAAAGCTCATGAAGATCAAGGAAAAAGCCTTACAGATTTAGCTAAAAAAGTGAAAGACTTGGGGATGTTTGTTCCTAGCGTCATAGGTGTCTGGGGATCACTCGCACCTGATAAAGAAACTTTTAATCAAGAACGCGATATCCATAAAAACCGTTTGCGTATGATTAGTGAAATCGGAGCCAGCCATGCCCAAATCATACCCAAATTTGGCCGTAAAGAAGCTCTCAATCATTATAATGCGGCATGGGCTTACTCAGAAATATGCCAAATGGCCAAGGAATATAACTTAGATCCCGGTATTATCTTTTTGAATTTTGTTCCCGGTCTCGAATACTTAGCCGATGCCGTTCACATTGCCCTACTCTCTGGCGAACGCAAGGCTCAGGTGATACCCGATACTTTTCACATGTTTTTGACAGAGGATTCTCCTAATAGCCTCTATAATCTAAATCCAAATATGATTAGCATTTTTCAATTCGCGGATGCTGCCAAAGATTTGAAGCCCAGCAAAAAAGCTGGTTTAGATAAACATCGTGTACTGCCTGGAGATGGCCAAATAGATTTACTTAGCTATTTAAAACCACTTAAAGAAATTAACTACAAAGGCTGTATATCACTCGAACTCTACAATCCAGAATACCGAAAACGTGAACCCAAAGCCTTTCTCGCTGAAGCTATCGAAAAAACACGCCGAGTGCTTGCTCAGGTATAA